Genomic window (Deltaproteobacteria bacterium):
CTGTCATCGTTCCGCGAGAACGTCGAGACCGTCCTCCTCGGGAAACGGGAGGCCGTCGACCTGGCGATCGCCTCCTTCATCGCGGGGGGCCACGTTCTCCTCGAGGACGTCCCGGGCACCGGCAAGACGACGCTGGCGCGGGCCCTCTCCTCGGGGATCTCGGGGACCTTCCGCCGGATCCAGTTCACGAGCGACCTCCTTCCCCAGGACATCATCGGCATGCACATCCTCGACGCGGACCGGAAATCGTTCGTCTTCTCGCCGGGGCCGCTGTTCGCCAACGTCGTTCTCGCCGACGAGATCAACCGGAGCAGCCCAAGGGCCCAGAGCGCACTGCTCGAGGCGATGAGCGAGCGGCAGGTGACGGTGGACAACCGGACCTACCAGCTTCCCGAGCCGTTCCTCGTCATCGCGACGCAGAACCCGTACGAGCAGCACGGGACGTACCCGCTTCCGGAATCCCAGCTCGACCGGTTCAACCTCCGCCTGCGCCTCTCCTACCCGGACCGCGATTCCGAACGGCAGCTCATCCGCGAGAACAATCTCCTCACGATGAGGGACGGGATCCCGGCGACGCTGCGGCCGGAGCAGGTGCGGGCGCTCCGGGCGGAGGTCGACCGGGTGACCGTCCATGACGCGATCGTCGACTACATCCAGAGGCTCGCGGCGGCGACCCGGGCCCACCCCGCCGTCCGCCTGGGCGCCTCCCCCCGCGGGGCGATCGGATTGAAGAGCACCTCGCAGGCGCTCGCGCTCCTCTCAGGCCGTGACCACGTAACCCCCCGGGACGTCCGCCGGGCGGCGGTTCCGGTCCTCTGCCACCGCGTCTTCCCGAAAGGGGACGCCGCCGGGTCGGAAGCCGCCCAGGCGATCCTCGAGGAGGTCCTCTCGGTGGTGCCGTCGCCGCTGTGAGGTCCGTCGCGCGCAGGTTTCGCCTTCCCCGGCATCTCCGGGTCCCCTTCGCGGGTCGGGCGTTCCTCCTCGTCACCCTCGGGGTCGGCGTCGCCGCCGTCAACACGGGGAACAACCTCCTCTATCTCGCCTTGAGCCTCAACCTGTCCCTGATCCTCCTGTCGGGCGTTCTGTCCGAGGGAACGCTGCGGCACGTCACGCTGAAGGTCCGGCTCGCCTCGGAGGCGTTCGCGGGGGGGGAAGCGTTCCTCGCCGTCACCTGTTCGGCCGAGGCGAAACGGTTTCCCGGGATCTCCCTCGTCGCGATCCTTCGGGCCGGAGAAGATCCCGCGACGGTCCGTTTCCCGGACATCGCCCCCGGGACGTCCGTCACCCGCGTTGTCCCGTTCCGACCTACCCGAAGGGGAGAACTCGATTCGATCCACGCCTCGGTCTCGACGCGGTTCCCGTTCTCCCTGTTCGAGAAATCGGTTCAGCTTGACGTTCCCGCCGGCGTCATCGTGTACCCCCGGCCTTCCGCACCCGCGACGCGGGACGAAGACCTCCCGGTCACGGCGCCGTCGGGACGCCCGTTCCTGTCCGGGCGGGTGGGCGCCTTCCCCCGAGGAGTGCGGGAGCACCTCCCCGCGGACCCCGTGCGGGACATCCACTGGAAGGCGACGGCGCGGACAGGGCGCTGGATGGTCAAGGAGCGCGAAGGGGAAGCCACGCCCGCGATCGACCTTCGCGTGGAAGAGAGCGGCACGCCGGAGGCGTTCGAAGCCCGGCTTTCGGAAGCGTGCGGCGCCGTGCTTGAACTCGAGCGTCGGGGCGTCCCCTTCCGACTCCGTATCGGGGACCGGCTTTGCGCCGAAGCGCACGATCCGGATCGGCGATCGAAGGCCCTCGAGGCCATGGCGAAAGCGCGGTTCGACCCGGCGCCGCCGGTGACCCCGCCATGACCCGCCGTC
Coding sequences:
- a CDS encoding MoxR family ATPase translates to MEGKPLAELLSSFRENVETVLLGKREAVDLAIASFIAGGHVLLEDVPGTGKTTLARALSSGISGTFRRIQFTSDLLPQDIIGMHILDADRKSFVFSPGPLFANVVLADEINRSSPRAQSALLEAMSERQVTVDNRTYQLPEPFLVIATQNPYEQHGTYPLPESQLDRFNLRLRLSYPDRDSERQLIRENNLLTMRDGIPATLRPEQVRALRAEVDRVTVHDAIVDYIQRLAAATRAHPAVRLGASPRGAIGLKSTSQALALLSGRDHVTPRDVRRAAVPVLCHRVFPKGDAAGSEAAQAILEEVLSVVPSPL
- a CDS encoding DUF58 domain-containing protein, whose amino-acid sequence is MRSVARRFRLPRHLRVPFAGRAFLLVTLGVGVAAVNTGNNLLYLALSLNLSLILLSGVLSEGTLRHVTLKVRLASEAFAGGEAFLAVTCSAEAKRFPGISLVAILRAGEDPATVRFPDIAPGTSVTRVVPFRPTRRGELDSIHASVSTRFPFSLFEKSVQLDVPAGVIVYPRPSAPATRDEDLPVTAPSGRPFLSGRVGAFPRGVREHLPADPVRDIHWKATARTGRWMVKEREGEATPAIDLRVEESGTPEAFEARLSEACGAVLELERRGVPFRLRIGDRLCAEAHDPDRRSKALEAMAKARFDPAPPVTPP